From the Leptospira sp. WS60.C2 genome, one window contains:
- a CDS encoding exodeoxyribonuclease VII small subunit, with protein sequence MVEKKTISFEEAIRELEEIAEKLERGTLSLEDSIKAYERGMELKKICSERLVDAEAKIEFLTKAPSGEVVKSAVKKKKEESSSKQTEEDLF encoded by the coding sequence ATGGTAGAGAAAAAAACAATTAGTTTTGAAGAAGCGATTCGTGAACTGGAAGAAATTGCTGAAAAATTAGAACGGGGAACCTTGTCCTTGGAAGATTCGATCAAAGCCTATGAACGGGGAATGGAACTCAAAAAAATATGTTCTGAACGTTTGGTAGATGCGGAAGCAAAAATTGAATTCTTAACCAAAGCACCGAGTGGAGAGGTAGTCAAATCTGCGGTGAAAAAGAAAAAGGAAGAGAGTTCTTCCAAACAAACGGAAGAAGATTTATTTTAA